A part of Cannabis sativa cultivar Pink pepper isolate KNU-18-1 chromosome 6, ASM2916894v1, whole genome shotgun sequence genomic DNA contains:
- the LOC115725068 gene encoding dicer-like protein 4 isoform X1, translating to MSEVEEADPLSVGTHHCHASTSSSGKVPPSPADGVVVAASDDQMESRPQAKDPRKIARNYQLELCKKAMEENIIVYLGTGCGKTHIAVLLMYELRNQIKKPQNDICVFLAPTVALVQQQAKVIEESVDFKVGICCGSTKQAYWKKNIKQYEVLVMTPDILLHCLSHCNIKMDSIALLIFDECHHAQIKSNHSYAGIMRSFYNKEAEKCPRIFGMTASPVIGKDASSEGNLPKSINSLEELLNAKVYSVKDNKDLDSFVASAKVKVYHYGPTNGLSNPYMAYNSKLESVKRECISTLGSKIKDNFESLKSTKKLLNRLHDNIIFCLRSLGVWGALQAIRILLKGDESERNTLIEAEDNYRDHSSCDLYLSKAANVLDSDCRRDDVGSDLSRLEILKEPFFSSKLLKLIEILSSVRVQPNMKCIIFVNRIVTARSLACILQSLEFLAYWKSNFLVGVNAGLKGMSRKTMNIILEKFRDGELNLLIATKVGEEGLDIQTCCLVIRFDLPETVSSFIQSRGRARMAESEYAFLVDRGDQKELDLIENFKQDERHMNCEISVRSSNETFIGLEERVYRVDSSGASISSSYSISLLHQYCSKLPHDEYFDPKPKFFFLDDLEGTVCHIILPSNAPIHAIFSAPQSSREAAKKDACLKAVEELHKMGVINDYLLPMQKNAILEESLLDSSDSDSPEDDSGQVELHEMLVPAVLKESWHSTETPFCLHSYYIEFTPNPADRIYKKFGLFVKASLPVEAETMELELQLARGRTVMTKLIPSGVTEFYEDEIILAEKFQEMFLKVILDREEFVSQFVPLGTNVFSKSGSQTFYLLLPVTFHDYENTLSIDWKIIRKCLSSPVFRSPGDTLEKNILAPDVSLQLADGRRKISDIENSFAYAIHTKSFYFISHIVHERNGHSPYTNQDTETYMEHLVERFGITLKYPEQPFLLAKPLSCLHNLLCNRKNNDSVSSHQDEFLMDFPPEVFQLKIIGFSKDIGSSIFLLPSFMHRLENLLVAIELKNQLSLSFPEASEVTSRRVLEALTTEKCQECFSLERLEVLGDAFLKFVVGRSVFILHGTLDEGQLSNKRSNIVNNLNLCKLACKRNLQVYIRDQKFDTSEFFALGRPSPTICTKEKEESIHSQYLNSNSTVNKTNAIEVRCSKGHHWLRKKTVADVVEALVGAFLVDSGFKAAIAFLRWIGIQVDFRASQVTDIFRASEKYSTLAAEINSKALESSLGYQFLHRGLLLQAFIHPSYNKLGGGCYQRLEFLGDAVLDYLITSYLYSVYPELNPGQLTDLRSEYVNNEAFASVAIERCLHKFLICDSSSLTQDIKVYVNSRSKNGLKCPKALGDVVESCVGAILLDTGFDLNRVWSIMLSFLDRIISFSTLQLNPLRELLELFQSSSDHGDNLYTVTKKDDLYVVEAKVKVKDNVYATASATNKSMKEAKKTAAEQIIAELKAQGIISKSRSLEKVLQSSSKKEAKLIGYDEIPIHVTPSTDSVKADNLTIEEPVIFKFVSEDRSNNELKTNSICKGPNKKLPLTNGQASNTDDLDTDSQTSGGSQSEKAATARSRLYEVCAANSWKPPSFECCKDEGPGHLKLFTYKVLVEIEEASDMVLECFSGEHPKKKAAAEHAAEGALWFLKKQGYL from the exons ATGTCCGAAGTTGAAGAAGCCGATCCTCTCTCCGTTGGTACCCACCACTGTCACGCTAGTACGTCGTCTTCTGGGAAAGTGCCTCCGAGCCCTGCTGATggggttgttgttgctgcttcTGATGATCAGATGGAATCGCGTCCCCAAGCCAAGGATCCTAGAAAGATTGCTAGAAA TTATCAATTAGAGCTTTGCAAGAAAGCAATGGAGGAGAACATAATTGTGTATTTAGGGACTGGTTGCGGGAAGACCCACATAGCTGTGCTGCTTATGTACGAGTTACGAAATCAGATAAAGAAACCCCAGAATGACATTTGTGTTTTTCTTGCACCCACCGTGGCTTTGGTTCAACAG CAAGCAAAGGTTATAGAAGAGTCTGTTGATTTCAAGGTTGGAATCTGCTGTGGGAGCACTAAGCAAGCatattggaaaaaaaatattaagcaaTATGAG GTTCTTGTTATGACTCCTGATATTCTACTGCACTGCTTATCTCACTGTAATATCAAGATGGATTCCATTGCACTGCTGATATTTGATGAGTGTCATCATGCTCAAATCAAAAGCAACCATTCATATGCTGGAATTATGAGA AGTTTCTATAATAAAGAAGCAGAAAAGTGTCCTCGTATATTTGGCATGACGGCATCTCCAGTTATTGGGAAAG ATGCTTCCAGTGAAGGAAATTTACCAAAAAGCATCAATAGTCTTGAAGAATTACTAAATGCTAAG GTATATTCAGTTAAAGATAACAAAGACCTGGATAGTTTTGTGGCATCTGCAAAAGTTAAAGTATATCATTATGGTCCTACCAATGGGTTATCCAACCCTTACATGGCTTATAATAGTAAACTTGAAAGCGTGAAACGTGAG TGCATATCAACACTTGGTAGTAAAATTAAAGACAATTTTGAAAGTCTGAAGAGCACAAAGAAACTGCTAAATAGACTACATGATAATATCATATTCTGCTTGAGAAGTCTTGGCGTTTGGGGAGCATTACAG GCAATTCGCATTCTTTTGAAGGGCGATGAATCTGAACGGAATACACTAATAGAGGCAGAAGATAATTATCGTGATCATTCTTCATGCGATTTATATCTTTCCAAGGCTGCAAATGTCCTTGATTCTGACTGTAGGAGAG ATGATGTTGGATCTGATCTATCTCGCTTGGAGATATTGAAAGAGCCATTTTTCTCAAGCAAGCTTTTAAAACTTATTGAAATTCTTTCCTCTGTCAG GGTACAACCAAATatgaaatgtataatttttgttaatagGATTGTCACTGCAAGATCCTTAGCATGCATCCTGCAAAGCCTTGAGTTTTTGGCATATTGGAAAAGTAATTTTCTTGTAGGGGTGAATGCTGGACTGAAGGGTATGTCTCGCAAGACCATGAACATCATTCTAGAGAAGTTTCGGGATGGAGAG TTGAATCTATTGATTGCAACTAAAGTAGGTGAAGAAGGACTTGATATTCAGACATGCTGCCTGGTGATACGATTTGATCTCCCAGAGACTGTTTCTAGCTTTATACAATCAAGAGGTCGTGCACGAATGGCAGAGTCTGAATATGCATTTTTGGTGGACAG GGGTGATCAGAAAGAGCTAGATCTGATAGAAAATTTCAAACAAGATGAGCGTCATATGAACTGTGAAATCAGTGTCAGATCATCAAATGAGACGTTTATTGGATTAGAAGAAAGAGTATACAGAGTTGATTCTTCTGGTGCTTCCATAAGTTCCAGTTATAGCATATCATTACTGCACCAATATTGTTCAAAACTTCCACATGATGA GTATTTTGACCCAAAACCAAAGTTCTTTTTTCTAGATGATCTGGAAGGAACAGTCTGTCATATAATTTTACCTTCCAATGCTCCAATACATGCTATTTTCAGCGCACCACAATCCTCAAGAGAAGCTGCTAAGAAGGATGCTTGTCTCAAAGCAGTTGAAGAGTTGCATAAAATGGGTGTAATTAATGACTATCTTCTGCCAATGCAAAAGAATGCTATTTTGGAAGAGTCATTGCTCGACTCTTCTGATTCTGACAGCCCTGAGG ATGACAGTGGACAAGTAGAATTGCATGAGATGCTAGTTCCTGCTGTGCTAAAAGAGTCATGGCATAGCACAGAGACTCCTTTTTGTTTGCACTCATACTATATTGAGTTTACCCCCAATCCTGCTGATaggatttataaaaaatttggtTTATTTGTGAAGGCTAGTCTCCCAGTCGAGGCTGAGACAATGGAACTTGAGCTTCAATTGGCTCGTGGGAGGACAGTAATGACAAAGCTCATCCCATCAGGCGTGACAGAATTTTATGAAGATGAG ATTATTCTGGCAGAGAAATTTCAAGAAATGTTTCTCAAGGTCATTCTTGATCGCGAGGAATTTGTTTCTCAATTTGTTCCATTGGGAACAAATGTCTTTTCTAAATCAGGTTCTCAGACCTTCTACCTGTTGCTCCCAGTAACTTTCCATGACTATGAAAATACACTGAGCATAGATTGGAAGATTATCAGAAAATGTTTATCATCCCCAGTTTTCAGAAGTCCGGGAGATACTcttgaaaaaaatattcttgCGCCGGATGTTAGCTTGCAACTTGCTGATGGTCGCAGAAAAATAAGTGATATTGAGAATAGTTTTGCTTATGCTATTCATACGAAAAGCTTTTACTTTATTTCTCACATTGTGCACGAAAGGAACGGGCACAGCCCATACACAAATCAAGATACTGAAACTTATATGGAGCATTTAGTTGAAAG GTTTGGCATCACACTTAAATACCCTGAACAACCTTTTCTGCTTGCTAAACCTCTTTCCTGTCTACACAACTTGCTGTGCAATCGGAAGAACAATGATTCTG TGTCAAGCCACCAAGATGAGTTCTTAATGGATTTTCCTCCTGAGGTTTTTCAGTTGAAGATTATAGGCTTTTCTAAAGATATTGGAAGTTCAATTTTTCTGTTACCTTCTTTTATGCATCGCTTGGAAAACCTTTTAGTTGCCATTGAACTGAAGAATCAGTTATCTCTTTCATTCCCTGAGGCATCTGAAGTTACTTCTCGCAGA GTTCTTGAAGCGCTAACCACAGAGAAATGCCAGGAGTGTTTTTCTCTTGAGAGGCTTGAAGTACTTGGTGATGCTTTTCTCAAATTTGTTGTTGGAAGGAGTGTTTTTATCTTGCATGGTACTCTTGATGAAGGTCAACTTTCAAACAAACGGTCCAACATAGTAAACAATTTGAATTTATGCAAGCTAGCGTGTAAGAGGAACTTACAG GTGTACATACGTGATCAAAAATTTGACACCAGTGAGTTTTTCGCATTGGGCCGCCCTTCCCCAACAATATGTACCAAGGAAAAGGAGGAAAGTATCCATTCTCAATATTTGAATAGCAATAGCACAGTCAATAAGACAAATGCTATTGAGGTCAGATGTAGCAAAGGTCACCACTGGTTGCGCAAGAAAACTGTCGCAGATGTTGTTGAAGCTCTTGTTGGAGCATTTCTTGTAGACAGTGGCTTTAAGGCTGCAATTGCATTTCTTAGATGGATTGGCATACAAGTGGACTTTAGAGCCTCACAAGTTACTGATATTTTCCGCGCAAGCGAGAAATACAGCACACTTGCTGCTGAAATCAACTCTAAAGCTCTGGAGAGTTCATTAGGATACCAGTTTCTCCATAGGGGTCTTCTTCTACAGGCTTTTATACATCCTTCGTACAACAAGCTTGGAGGAGGCTGCTACCAG AGGTTGGAGTTTCTTGGAGATGCTGTCTTGGATTATTTAATCACATCCTACCTGTATTCAGTTTATCCAGAACTGAATCCCGGTCAATTGACAGATTTGAGATCAGAGTATGTGAATAATGAAGCCTTTGCAAGTGTTGCAATTGAACGGTGTCTCCACAAGTTTCTTATCTGTGACTCCAGCAGCCTTACCCAAGACATTAAAGTTTATGTGAACTCAAGAAGTAAAAATGGGCTAAAATGCCCTAAg GCTTTAGGTGACGTGGTTGAATCCTGTGTTGGTGCCATTCTACTAGACACGGGTTTCGATTTGAACCGTGTTTGGAGTATAATGTTATCCTTTCTGGATCGAATTATAAGCTTCTCCACTTTGCAGCTTAATCCTTTAAGGGAATTGCTAGAACTTTTCCAATCTTCTTCTGATCATGGGGATAATCTTTATACAGTGACAAAGAAAGATGATCTTTATGTAGTTGAAGCAAAAGTGAAGGTCAAAGATAATGTCTATGCAACTGCTTCTGCAACCAACAAGAGCATGAAGGAAGCAAAGAAAACTGCTGCTGAACAAATAATTGCAGAATTGAAg GCTCAAGGCATCATTTCCAAGTCTAGATCCTTGGAGAAAGTCTTACAATCAAGCTCTAAGAAGGAAGCTAAGCTCATTGGATATGATGAAATACCGATCCATGTAACACCATCCACTGATTCTGTTAAAGCTGACAATCTGACTATAGAAGAACCCGTAATCTTCAAGTTTGTTTCCGAAGATCGTTCCAATAATGAACTGAAAACTAACTCAATATGCAAGGGTCCTAACAAAAAACTCCCCCTAACTAATGGCCAGGCTAGTAATACTGATGACTTAGACACTGACTCACAGACTTCAG gtGGTTCACAGAGTGAAAAAGCGGCAACAGCAAGATCCCGATTGTATGAGGTTTGCGCTGCTAATTCTTGGAAGCCTCCTTCATTTGAATGTTGCAAAGATGAGGGACCTGGCCACTTAAAATT ATTTACTTACAAGGTTTTAGTAGAGATAGAAGAAGCTTCTGATATGGTTTTGGAATGCTTTAGTGGAGAACATCCCAAGAAGAAAGCAGCAGCTGAACATGCTGCAGAAGGGGCTCTGTGGTTCTTGAAAAAACAGGGGtatttatga
- the LOC115725068 gene encoding dicer-like protein 4 isoform X2, whose product MTASPVIGKDASSEGNLPKSINSLEELLNAKVYSVKDNKDLDSFVASAKVKVYHYGPTNGLSNPYMAYNSKLESVKRECISTLGSKIKDNFESLKSTKKLLNRLHDNIIFCLRSLGVWGALQAIRILLKGDESERNTLIEAEDNYRDHSSCDLYLSKAANVLDSDCRRDDVGSDLSRLEILKEPFFSSKLLKLIEILSSVRVQPNMKCIIFVNRIVTARSLACILQSLEFLAYWKSNFLVGVNAGLKGMSRKTMNIILEKFRDGELNLLIATKVGEEGLDIQTCCLVIRFDLPETVSSFIQSRGRARMAESEYAFLVDRGDQKELDLIENFKQDERHMNCEISVRSSNETFIGLEERVYRVDSSGASISSSYSISLLHQYCSKLPHDEYFDPKPKFFFLDDLEGTVCHIILPSNAPIHAIFSAPQSSREAAKKDACLKAVEELHKMGVINDYLLPMQKNAILEESLLDSSDSDSPEDDSGQVELHEMLVPAVLKESWHSTETPFCLHSYYIEFTPNPADRIYKKFGLFVKASLPVEAETMELELQLARGRTVMTKLIPSGVTEFYEDEIILAEKFQEMFLKVILDREEFVSQFVPLGTNVFSKSGSQTFYLLLPVTFHDYENTLSIDWKIIRKCLSSPVFRSPGDTLEKNILAPDVSLQLADGRRKISDIENSFAYAIHTKSFYFISHIVHERNGHSPYTNQDTETYMEHLVERFGITLKYPEQPFLLAKPLSCLHNLLCNRKNNDSVSSHQDEFLMDFPPEVFQLKIIGFSKDIGSSIFLLPSFMHRLENLLVAIELKNQLSLSFPEASEVTSRRVLEALTTEKCQECFSLERLEVLGDAFLKFVVGRSVFILHGTLDEGQLSNKRSNIVNNLNLCKLACKRNLQVYIRDQKFDTSEFFALGRPSPTICTKEKEESIHSQYLNSNSTVNKTNAIEVRCSKGHHWLRKKTVADVVEALVGAFLVDSGFKAAIAFLRWIGIQVDFRASQVTDIFRASEKYSTLAAEINSKALESSLGYQFLHRGLLLQAFIHPSYNKLGGGCYQRLEFLGDAVLDYLITSYLYSVYPELNPGQLTDLRSEYVNNEAFASVAIERCLHKFLICDSSSLTQDIKVYVNSRSKNGLKCPKALGDVVESCVGAILLDTGFDLNRVWSIMLSFLDRIISFSTLQLNPLRELLELFQSSSDHGDNLYTVTKKDDLYVVEAKVKVKDNVYATASATNKSMKEAKKTAAEQIIAELKAQGIISKSRSLEKVLQSSSKKEAKLIGYDEIPIHVTPSTDSVKADNLTIEEPVIFKFVSEDRSNNELKTNSICKGPNKKLPLTNGQASNTDDLDTDSQTSGGSQSEKAATARSRLYEVCAANSWKPPSFECCKDEGPGHLKLFTYKVLVEIEEASDMVLECFSGEHPKKKAAAEHAAEGALWFLKKQGYL is encoded by the exons ATGACGGCATCTCCAGTTATTGGGAAAG ATGCTTCCAGTGAAGGAAATTTACCAAAAAGCATCAATAGTCTTGAAGAATTACTAAATGCTAAG GTATATTCAGTTAAAGATAACAAAGACCTGGATAGTTTTGTGGCATCTGCAAAAGTTAAAGTATATCATTATGGTCCTACCAATGGGTTATCCAACCCTTACATGGCTTATAATAGTAAACTTGAAAGCGTGAAACGTGAG TGCATATCAACACTTGGTAGTAAAATTAAAGACAATTTTGAAAGTCTGAAGAGCACAAAGAAACTGCTAAATAGACTACATGATAATATCATATTCTGCTTGAGAAGTCTTGGCGTTTGGGGAGCATTACAG GCAATTCGCATTCTTTTGAAGGGCGATGAATCTGAACGGAATACACTAATAGAGGCAGAAGATAATTATCGTGATCATTCTTCATGCGATTTATATCTTTCCAAGGCTGCAAATGTCCTTGATTCTGACTGTAGGAGAG ATGATGTTGGATCTGATCTATCTCGCTTGGAGATATTGAAAGAGCCATTTTTCTCAAGCAAGCTTTTAAAACTTATTGAAATTCTTTCCTCTGTCAG GGTACAACCAAATatgaaatgtataatttttgttaatagGATTGTCACTGCAAGATCCTTAGCATGCATCCTGCAAAGCCTTGAGTTTTTGGCATATTGGAAAAGTAATTTTCTTGTAGGGGTGAATGCTGGACTGAAGGGTATGTCTCGCAAGACCATGAACATCATTCTAGAGAAGTTTCGGGATGGAGAG TTGAATCTATTGATTGCAACTAAAGTAGGTGAAGAAGGACTTGATATTCAGACATGCTGCCTGGTGATACGATTTGATCTCCCAGAGACTGTTTCTAGCTTTATACAATCAAGAGGTCGTGCACGAATGGCAGAGTCTGAATATGCATTTTTGGTGGACAG GGGTGATCAGAAAGAGCTAGATCTGATAGAAAATTTCAAACAAGATGAGCGTCATATGAACTGTGAAATCAGTGTCAGATCATCAAATGAGACGTTTATTGGATTAGAAGAAAGAGTATACAGAGTTGATTCTTCTGGTGCTTCCATAAGTTCCAGTTATAGCATATCATTACTGCACCAATATTGTTCAAAACTTCCACATGATGA GTATTTTGACCCAAAACCAAAGTTCTTTTTTCTAGATGATCTGGAAGGAACAGTCTGTCATATAATTTTACCTTCCAATGCTCCAATACATGCTATTTTCAGCGCACCACAATCCTCAAGAGAAGCTGCTAAGAAGGATGCTTGTCTCAAAGCAGTTGAAGAGTTGCATAAAATGGGTGTAATTAATGACTATCTTCTGCCAATGCAAAAGAATGCTATTTTGGAAGAGTCATTGCTCGACTCTTCTGATTCTGACAGCCCTGAGG ATGACAGTGGACAAGTAGAATTGCATGAGATGCTAGTTCCTGCTGTGCTAAAAGAGTCATGGCATAGCACAGAGACTCCTTTTTGTTTGCACTCATACTATATTGAGTTTACCCCCAATCCTGCTGATaggatttataaaaaatttggtTTATTTGTGAAGGCTAGTCTCCCAGTCGAGGCTGAGACAATGGAACTTGAGCTTCAATTGGCTCGTGGGAGGACAGTAATGACAAAGCTCATCCCATCAGGCGTGACAGAATTTTATGAAGATGAG ATTATTCTGGCAGAGAAATTTCAAGAAATGTTTCTCAAGGTCATTCTTGATCGCGAGGAATTTGTTTCTCAATTTGTTCCATTGGGAACAAATGTCTTTTCTAAATCAGGTTCTCAGACCTTCTACCTGTTGCTCCCAGTAACTTTCCATGACTATGAAAATACACTGAGCATAGATTGGAAGATTATCAGAAAATGTTTATCATCCCCAGTTTTCAGAAGTCCGGGAGATACTcttgaaaaaaatattcttgCGCCGGATGTTAGCTTGCAACTTGCTGATGGTCGCAGAAAAATAAGTGATATTGAGAATAGTTTTGCTTATGCTATTCATACGAAAAGCTTTTACTTTATTTCTCACATTGTGCACGAAAGGAACGGGCACAGCCCATACACAAATCAAGATACTGAAACTTATATGGAGCATTTAGTTGAAAG GTTTGGCATCACACTTAAATACCCTGAACAACCTTTTCTGCTTGCTAAACCTCTTTCCTGTCTACACAACTTGCTGTGCAATCGGAAGAACAATGATTCTG TGTCAAGCCACCAAGATGAGTTCTTAATGGATTTTCCTCCTGAGGTTTTTCAGTTGAAGATTATAGGCTTTTCTAAAGATATTGGAAGTTCAATTTTTCTGTTACCTTCTTTTATGCATCGCTTGGAAAACCTTTTAGTTGCCATTGAACTGAAGAATCAGTTATCTCTTTCATTCCCTGAGGCATCTGAAGTTACTTCTCGCAGA GTTCTTGAAGCGCTAACCACAGAGAAATGCCAGGAGTGTTTTTCTCTTGAGAGGCTTGAAGTACTTGGTGATGCTTTTCTCAAATTTGTTGTTGGAAGGAGTGTTTTTATCTTGCATGGTACTCTTGATGAAGGTCAACTTTCAAACAAACGGTCCAACATAGTAAACAATTTGAATTTATGCAAGCTAGCGTGTAAGAGGAACTTACAG GTGTACATACGTGATCAAAAATTTGACACCAGTGAGTTTTTCGCATTGGGCCGCCCTTCCCCAACAATATGTACCAAGGAAAAGGAGGAAAGTATCCATTCTCAATATTTGAATAGCAATAGCACAGTCAATAAGACAAATGCTATTGAGGTCAGATGTAGCAAAGGTCACCACTGGTTGCGCAAGAAAACTGTCGCAGATGTTGTTGAAGCTCTTGTTGGAGCATTTCTTGTAGACAGTGGCTTTAAGGCTGCAATTGCATTTCTTAGATGGATTGGCATACAAGTGGACTTTAGAGCCTCACAAGTTACTGATATTTTCCGCGCAAGCGAGAAATACAGCACACTTGCTGCTGAAATCAACTCTAAAGCTCTGGAGAGTTCATTAGGATACCAGTTTCTCCATAGGGGTCTTCTTCTACAGGCTTTTATACATCCTTCGTACAACAAGCTTGGAGGAGGCTGCTACCAG AGGTTGGAGTTTCTTGGAGATGCTGTCTTGGATTATTTAATCACATCCTACCTGTATTCAGTTTATCCAGAACTGAATCCCGGTCAATTGACAGATTTGAGATCAGAGTATGTGAATAATGAAGCCTTTGCAAGTGTTGCAATTGAACGGTGTCTCCACAAGTTTCTTATCTGTGACTCCAGCAGCCTTACCCAAGACATTAAAGTTTATGTGAACTCAAGAAGTAAAAATGGGCTAAAATGCCCTAAg GCTTTAGGTGACGTGGTTGAATCCTGTGTTGGTGCCATTCTACTAGACACGGGTTTCGATTTGAACCGTGTTTGGAGTATAATGTTATCCTTTCTGGATCGAATTATAAGCTTCTCCACTTTGCAGCTTAATCCTTTAAGGGAATTGCTAGAACTTTTCCAATCTTCTTCTGATCATGGGGATAATCTTTATACAGTGACAAAGAAAGATGATCTTTATGTAGTTGAAGCAAAAGTGAAGGTCAAAGATAATGTCTATGCAACTGCTTCTGCAACCAACAAGAGCATGAAGGAAGCAAAGAAAACTGCTGCTGAACAAATAATTGCAGAATTGAAg GCTCAAGGCATCATTTCCAAGTCTAGATCCTTGGAGAAAGTCTTACAATCAAGCTCTAAGAAGGAAGCTAAGCTCATTGGATATGATGAAATACCGATCCATGTAACACCATCCACTGATTCTGTTAAAGCTGACAATCTGACTATAGAAGAACCCGTAATCTTCAAGTTTGTTTCCGAAGATCGTTCCAATAATGAACTGAAAACTAACTCAATATGCAAGGGTCCTAACAAAAAACTCCCCCTAACTAATGGCCAGGCTAGTAATACTGATGACTTAGACACTGACTCACAGACTTCAG gtGGTTCACAGAGTGAAAAAGCGGCAACAGCAAGATCCCGATTGTATGAGGTTTGCGCTGCTAATTCTTGGAAGCCTCCTTCATTTGAATGTTGCAAAGATGAGGGACCTGGCCACTTAAAATT ATTTACTTACAAGGTTTTAGTAGAGATAGAAGAAGCTTCTGATATGGTTTTGGAATGCTTTAGTGGAGAACATCCCAAGAAGAAAGCAGCAGCTGAACATGCTGCAGAAGGGGCTCTGTGGTTCTTGAAAAAACAGGGGtatttatga